A segment of the Bradyrhizobium sp. CCBAU 53340 genome:
CGGCTCGACATCCGATCTGTTCCACCAGCCGCCGCCCAGCGCCTGGAACAGCGCAACCGTATCGGCGTAGCGCGCCGCGCGGGCCTGCACGAGGCTCACCAGCGCCTGCTGATAGGTCTGTTGCGCGTTGAGCAGCGAGATGTAGTTGATATCGCCGAGCTCCAGGCGGTGCCTCGAGATTTCGAGGCTTTTGGCCGCCGCCTTCTCGGAGGCCGCGGCTTTTTGCAGAGCGACCGCGTCGGCCTGGATTGCGCGCAAGCTGTCGGCGACATTCTGGAACGCGGTGATCACCGTCGAGCGATACTGCGCATCGGCCTGGTCAAAAGTCGCCTTCGCCGCGAGCTCGCGATGCAGCAGCGTGCCGCCATGGAAGATCGGCTGCGTGGCGACGCCGGCGACGTTCCAGAAATTGTTGCCCGGCGTAAACATCTGATCGACTGCAATTGCGGTGCTGCCGGCGCTTGCGCTTAACGTGATGTTCGGCAGTCGGTTGGCTATGGCGACGCCGATCTGCGCGCTCGCGGCATGAAGGTTGGCTTCCGCCGCGCGAATGTCGGGCCGCTGCTCGACGAGCCGCGACGGCAGACTGACCGGCAAGTCGCGCGGCAGCCGCAGGCCCGACAGCACGAATTGCTCCGACAGAGCCTGGCTCGGAAAGCCGCCGATCAACGCGGCGATGAGGTCGCGCTGTTGCGCGAGCTGCTTGCGCAATGGCGGTAGCGCCTGCTCGGACTGCGCCAACGCAGCTTCCTGCGCCACCACATCGGCGTCGGCAACAGCGCCGAGGCCGCGCTGCTTGCGCAGCAGGTCACGAATGTCGGTCTCGATCTTGATGATGCTTTGCGTCGCCGCGATCTGGCCGCGCAACGAGGCTTCCTGCACCGCAGCTCCGGCAAGATTCGAAGTCAGCGTGAGGTATGTCGCCTCCAGCGCAAAGCGTTGCGAGTCCGCCTGCGCGGCAAGCGCCTCGATCGAGCGGCGTGTGCCGCCGAACACGTCGGGGGA
Coding sequences within it:
- a CDS encoding efflux transporter outer membrane subunit; this translates as MMRGRALIGRYCARRAAGKAVSALALALLLADCAVGPDFVTPPPPDVTGYTPEPLTSTAAASAGSGAAQRFDSTRDLPGQWWTLFHSRALNTLVERALAANADLQAAQAALRVARENVYAQQGALFPTVDANVGGIRQLPAIGSPSDVGAGAPTFNLFTTQLNVSYSPDVFGGTRRSIEALAAQADSQRFALEATYLTLTSNLAGAAVQEASLRGQIAATQSIIKIETDIRDLLRKQRGLGAVADADVVAQEAALAQSEQALPPLRKQLAQQRDLIAALIGGFPSQALSEQFVLSGLRLPRDLPVSLPSRLVEQRPDIRAAEANLHAASAQIGVAIANRLPNITLSASAGSTAIAVDQMFTPGNNFWNVAGVATQPIFHGGTLLHRELAAKATFDQADAQYRSTVITAFQNVADSLRAIQADAVALQKAAASEKAAAKSLEISRHRLELGDINYISLLNAQQTYQQALVSLVQARAARYADTVALFQALGGGWWNRSDVEPERPLTISDVLQ